From Diceros bicornis minor isolate mBicDic1 chromosome 17, mDicBic1.mat.cur, whole genome shotgun sequence, the proteins below share one genomic window:
- the LOC131415989 gene encoding olfactory receptor 10A7-like, whose amino-acid sequence MTCENHTRVTEFILLGFTNNTEMQVSLFVLFLVIYTVTLLGNFLIVTVTSVDPALHTPMYFFLRNLSLLEVCFTLVMVPKMLVDLVSARKIISFVGCGTQMYFFFFFGSSESFLLSMMAYDRFVAICNPLRYSVIMSRSLCWWMVIVSWMSGVPVSMLQTAWMMALPFCGPNTVDHFFCDGPPVLKLVTQDTTMYEIQALASTLLFIMFPFSLILVSYTRIITTILRMPSATGRQKAFSTCSSHLIVVSLFYGTASLTYLRPKSKQSPGNQKLVSLSYTVITPMLNPIIYSLRNNKVKGAVKRTITRKVLHKFDVF is encoded by the coding sequence ATGACTTGTGAAAATCACACCAGAGTCACTGAATTTATTCTTCTTGGCTTTACAAACAACACTGAGATGcaagtttctctttttgttttgttcctggtcaTCTATACAGTCACATTATTGGGCAACTTCCTTATTGTCACAGTTACGAGTGTGGATCCTGCTCTTCACACACCCATGTACTTCTTTCTTCGAAACCTGTCACTTCTTGAAGTCTGTTTCACCTTGGTCATGGTGCCGAAGATGCTGGTAGATCTAGTGTCCGCAAGGAAAATCATCTCTTTTGTGGGCTGTGGTACCCAGAtgtacttcttcttcttctttggcAGCTCTGAATCTTTCCTCCTCTCTATGATGGCTTACGATCGCTTTGTGGCCATCTGCAATCCCCTCCGGTATTCAGTCATAATGAGTAGGTCCCTATGCTGGTGGATGGTCATAGTCTCTTGGATGTCTGGTGTTCCTGTCTCTATGCTACAGACAGCTTGGATGATGGCCCTTCCTTTCTGTGGACCAAACACCGTAGACCACTTTTTTTGTGATGGTCCCCCAGTGTTGAAACTAGTCACTCAGGATACAACCATGTACGAAATACAAGCACTTGCTTCTACACTGCTGTTTATTatgtttcccttttctctcattttggtCTCCTACACCCGCATTATCACAACCATCCTGAGGATGCCCTCTGCTACTGGCCGGCAGAAGGCATTCTCCACTTGTTCATCTCACCTCATTGTGGTATCCCTTTTCTATGGAACAGCCAGCTTGACCTACCTACGACCCAAATCCAAGCAGTCCCCTGGGAACCAGAAGCTAGTGTCATTGTCCTACACTGTCATCACTCCTATGTTAAACCCCATCATATATAGTCTCAGGAACAACAAAGTCAAGGGGGCAGTCAAGAGGACAATCACTCGAAAAGTTTTGCATAAGTTTGATGTGTTTTGA